In Candidatus Eremiobacteraceae bacterium, the genomic stretch CGTTCGGCGTCGCGAAGGAGCGCCTGCGCATCGTCGATCCGGACGATTTCGACGCGATGCGCATCGTCGTCGACGGCATCGTCGTGTATGCATGTCCTGATCTTGTCGTCGCGGACGACGCAGGCGATCTCCACGTCGTCGACTGGAAGACCGGGCGACCTGAAAAGGCGAATGTCGCGCAGCTCGCGATGTACGGCCTCTACGTGACGGAGCGGACCGGCGTGCCGCTCGAGCGGATCGTCGCGCACGTCGTCTACGTGCGCTACGGCGAGGTCGAAAAGCATGGGAACTTGCGTGAGAGCGTCGAGGAGGCGCGCCGCCGCATATCGACGTTCACCACCGACGTCCGCGATCGTCTGACGGACGTCGAGAACAACGTCGCAGGCGACATCGACAAGTTCCCGATGACGGAGAACCTCATGCTCTGCCGCCGGTGTCAGTTCCAGGAGTTATGCGGCCGGCGCCAAGCCGAACCGATCGCGCCGACCGAGGATGAAGCGGAGTCGGCCTAGACGGGCGACGTACAACGCGCGATAGCCTCTGCGACATGCTTTCTATCAGCCCGCACGCACTTTTCGACCGCTACTCCGATGTTGACGTCAAAGCTGCAGCCGCCGATGATCTCGTCCGGGATGTCGTCGTGGCCGGAACGGTCGCCAAGGAGCCGCATTATTTCGTCGGCAGCCACACGCACGCGCTTCACGAGACGTTCCCTATCGTCACCGAACACGGTCTGCATCTTGACATCATCGACAACGTCGACCTCGCTCCCCGAGTGCCGCTGCACGCGGGGGACGTCATCGCAGTCGCCGGGCAGTTCATCCCTGACGGCAAGGGTTCGGGCATCATCCACGACACGCATCATTCGCCCGGCCCAGGTTGGCATCGGGGCGGCTGGATCGAGTGGCACGGCCACCGCTT encodes the following:
- a CDS encoding PD-(D/E)XK nuclease family protein, whose translation is MADISNDFAWSWSRHKIFYDCARKLYWQYYGSWGGWDEEAPESAALAYRLKQLKSVSMLVGQTLHEVVRDRLRMRPAAGGAVPAQQIRDEVERRVLKRMRESRNRDWERYHDPKRYAILFEDYYGPGIDERQRDEALELVRDCTAGLASNIYARRAFGVAKERLRIVDPDDFDAMRIVVDGIVVYACPDLVVADDAGDLHVVDWKTGRPEKANVAQLAMYGLYVTERTGVPLERIVAHVVYVRYGEVEKHGNLRESVEEARRRISTFTTDVRDRLTDVENNVAGDIDKFPMTENLMLCRRCQFQELCGRRQAEPIAPTEDEAESA
- a CDS encoding DUF3465 domain-containing protein, producing the protein MLSISPHALFDRYSDVDVKAAAADDLVRDVVVAGTVAKEPHYFVGSHTHALHETFPIVTEHGLHLDIIDNVDLAPRVPLHAGDVIAVAGQFIPDGKGSGIIHDTHHSPGPGWHRGGWIEWHGHRFETMLSCD